A stretch of Halomonas elongata DSM 2581 DNA encodes these proteins:
- a CDS encoding Na+/H+ antiporter NhaC family protein, whose protein sequence is MSQTPHPFAPSLPMQRGTGRTLLLVVGILATVVTLTLTHSGASDYGWVSMVPSLIVLVVAIATHRTLEALAIGAICGLILLQPDDFIGELADISLSVMMNETIAWLILVCGLMGGFIAMLEISGCTLSFSHCLTRLVKTRRQSMLSTAALGVLIFIDDYLNALATSAAMKRLTDRFGVSREKLAYIVDSTAAPICILVPLSTWAVYFAELLETNSATDGPGMWLYIQSIPFMLYGWVAMGLVVLVALGLLPDLGPMKAAEARAKNGQPIPDGAPDKSLSDDAAPRGRPWVGVFNFLAPMAVLIGASAYFEIDLLKGVIVATLFTLALYLVQRLATFNTLMDAIMDGFRTMMLPLAIVAVGFVLREVNDQLGMTQFMIDALSPYLTKALLPALVFLTMAVVVFATGSSWGVFVISIPIVVPMAQHMDASMPLVVGALLSASSFGSHACFFSDSSVLSAQGSGCLPMQHGLTQLPYALLGALVTAAGFLALGFALS, encoded by the coding sequence ATGAGCCAGACACCTCATCCCTTCGCTCCCAGTCTGCCGATGCAGCGCGGCACGGGGCGCACCCTCCTGCTGGTCGTCGGCATCCTGGCCACCGTTGTAACCCTGACACTGACGCATAGCGGCGCCAGCGACTACGGCTGGGTCAGCATGGTGCCCTCGCTGATCGTGCTGGTGGTGGCCATCGCCACCCATCGTACCCTCGAGGCCCTGGCCATCGGTGCCATCTGTGGCCTGATCCTGCTGCAACCCGATGATTTCATCGGTGAGCTGGCCGATATCTCGCTGTCGGTGATGATGAACGAGACCATCGCCTGGCTGATTCTGGTCTGCGGCCTGATGGGCGGTTTCATCGCCATGCTGGAGATATCCGGTTGCACCCTGAGCTTCAGCCATTGCCTGACGCGACTGGTCAAGACCCGGCGGCAATCGATGCTCAGCACCGCGGCGCTGGGCGTGTTGATCTTCATCGACGACTACCTCAACGCCCTGGCAACCTCGGCGGCCATGAAGCGCCTGACCGACCGCTTCGGCGTCTCTCGCGAGAAACTGGCCTACATCGTCGACTCCACCGCCGCGCCGATCTGCATCCTGGTGCCCCTGTCGACCTGGGCGGTGTACTTCGCCGAACTGCTGGAAACCAATTCGGCCACCGACGGCCCCGGCATGTGGCTGTACATCCAGTCGATTCCCTTCATGCTCTACGGCTGGGTGGCCATGGGACTGGTGGTGCTGGTGGCGCTCGGCCTGCTGCCCGACCTGGGACCGATGAAAGCCGCCGAGGCACGCGCCAAAAACGGACAGCCGATCCCCGACGGCGCCCCGGACAAGTCGCTCTCCGACGACGCGGCCCCGCGCGGGCGCCCCTGGGTCGGCGTGTTCAACTTCCTGGCACCCATGGCGGTGCTGATCGGTGCCAGCGCCTATTTCGAGATCGACCTGCTCAAGGGCGTGATCGTCGCCACCCTGTTCACCCTGGCGCTCTATCTCGTCCAGCGGCTGGCGACCTTCAATACGCTGATGGACGCCATCATGGACGGCTTCCGCACCATGATGCTGCCGCTGGCTATCGTCGCCGTGGGCTTCGTGCTGCGCGAGGTCAACGACCAGTTGGGCATGACCCAGTTCATGATCGACGCCCTCTCGCCCTACCTGACCAAGGCCCTGCTGCCGGCGCTGGTATTCCTGACCATGGCGGTCGTGGTCTTCGCCACCGGCTCGTCCTGGGGCGTGTTCGTGATCTCGATTCCCATCGTGGTCCCCATGGCCCAGCACATGGATGCCTCGATGCCTCTGGTAGTCGGCGCCCTGCTCTCGGCCTCGAGCTTCGGCAGCCATGCCTGCTTCTTCTCCGATTCCTCGGTGCTCTCCGCCCAGGGAAGCGGCTGCCTGCCCATGCAGCATGGCTTGACGCAGTTGCCCTACGCCCTGCTCGGCGCCCTGGTGACCGCTGCCGGCTTCCTGGCACTCGGCTTCGCCCTGAGCTGA
- a CDS encoding gamma-glutamyl-gamma-aminobutyrate hydrolase family protein encodes MPTRPLVGVIACRREVEGHPSHMVTDKYLSALRDYGLTPVVLPVWEDIAPAEIEALTSRLDGLVLTGSHTNVEPQRYGAERAPENTRADLDRDALALALVSVALERRLPLLGICRGFQEINVALGGSLYQAVQNQPGKLDHREPEGDKATRYAPVHDLDIQPGGVLSRLFEASRSRVNSLHQQGIDRLADGLTAEAVAPDGLVEAVSVTEAEGFTLAVQWHPEWQPREHPLYDAIFRGFAKACEAYHGQVAAVSA; translated from the coding sequence ATGCCGACTCGACCCCTGGTGGGTGTCATCGCCTGCCGCCGTGAGGTGGAGGGCCATCCGTCACACATGGTCACCGACAAGTATCTGAGCGCCCTGCGCGACTACGGCCTGACGCCGGTGGTGTTGCCGGTCTGGGAGGACATTGCGCCGGCCGAGATCGAGGCCCTGACCTCGCGACTCGATGGCCTGGTGTTGACCGGCAGTCATACCAATGTCGAGCCGCAGCGCTATGGTGCCGAGCGGGCGCCGGAGAATACCCGGGCGGATCTCGACCGCGACGCGCTCGCCCTGGCCCTGGTCTCGGTAGCGCTGGAGCGCAGGTTGCCCTTGCTGGGCATCTGTCGCGGGTTCCAGGAGATCAACGTGGCTCTCGGCGGCAGCCTGTATCAGGCTGTACAGAACCAGCCCGGCAAGCTCGACCACCGTGAACCCGAAGGCGACAAGGCGACACGCTATGCGCCGGTGCATGACCTGGACATTCAGCCGGGTGGCGTCCTGTCGCGGTTGTTCGAGGCCTCTCGTTCACGCGTCAATTCGCTGCACCAGCAGGGGATCGACAGACTCGCCGATGGCCTCACGGCCGAGGCCGTGGCCCCCGACGGGCTGGTCGAGGCGGTGTCGGTGACCGAGGCCGAGGGGTTCACCCTGGCGGTACAGTGGCATCCCGAGTGGCAGCCCCGGGAGCACCCGCTCTACGACGCCATCTTTCGAGGCTTCGCCAAGGCCTGCGAGGCGTACCATGGGCAGGTGGCGGCGGTATCGGCCTGA
- a CDS encoding substrate-binding domain-containing protein: MKRIRITPAWYFSDEAGNQLDPQLFVLLEGVHRHGKLTEAAKMAGVSYRHAWNLLGKWQEFFGISLVELQRGRGAHLSPLGEKLLWAEQRVIARLGPQLESLGSELNLAIQQTLEGVKPVLRLHASHGYAVELLPEFLDELRLDLQYCSPREALVALNRGACDLAGFHLPQGPVGERLARDYRALLKPRSHRVLRFITRRQGLMITPENPCGIRGLADLVHGEARFINRQSASGTRALLDGLLRAEGLPARRIRGYELEEYTHSAVAAYIAAGMADVGFGVETAARRFGLDFIPLASEDYLLLCHHRSLAEPRLESFREVLAGQAFQEAVLALPGYSLNRCGEVEGIEALIAG; this comes from the coding sequence ATGAAACGTATACGCATCACACCGGCCTGGTATTTCAGCGACGAGGCAGGCAATCAACTCGATCCGCAGCTGTTCGTGTTGCTCGAGGGCGTGCATCGCCACGGCAAGCTGACCGAGGCGGCGAAGATGGCGGGGGTGTCCTACCGGCACGCCTGGAACCTGCTCGGCAAATGGCAGGAGTTCTTCGGCATCAGCCTGGTCGAGCTGCAACGCGGGCGGGGTGCCCATCTGTCGCCACTCGGCGAGAAGCTGCTGTGGGCCGAGCAGCGGGTGATCGCGCGCCTGGGCCCGCAGTTGGAGAGCCTCGGCTCGGAACTCAATCTGGCCATCCAGCAGACCCTGGAAGGCGTGAAGCCCGTGCTGCGGCTGCATGCCAGCCACGGCTATGCGGTGGAGCTGCTGCCGGAATTTCTCGATGAGCTGCGCCTCGATCTGCAGTATTGCAGCCCCCGGGAGGCGCTGGTCGCCCTGAATCGCGGCGCCTGTGACCTGGCCGGCTTCCATCTGCCCCAGGGGCCGGTCGGCGAACGCCTGGCGCGGGACTATCGTGCCTTGCTGAAACCGCGCAGTCATCGCGTGCTGCGCTTCATCACCCGTCGTCAGGGCCTGATGATCACCCCGGAGAATCCCTGTGGCATCCGCGGGCTGGCGGACCTGGTGCATGGCGAGGCACGTTTCATCAATCGTCAGTCCGCCTCCGGCACACGGGCCTTGCTCGATGGGCTGCTGCGGGCGGAAGGGCTGCCGGCGCGGCGTATTCGCGGCTATGAACTCGAGGAGTACACCCATTCGGCGGTGGCCGCTTACATCGCCGCCGGCATGGCCGACGTGGGCTTCGGGGTGGAGACGGCGGCGCGGCGTTTCGGGCTCGATTTCATACCGCTGGCAAGCGAGGACTATCTGTTGCTGTGCCACCATCGCAGCCTGGCCGAGCCGAGGCTGGAAAGTTTCCGGGAGGTGCTGGCCGGGCAGGCGTTTCAGGAGGCCGTCCTGGCGTTGCCGGGTTATTCGCTGAATCGGTGTGGCGAGGTCGAGGGGATCGAGGCGTTGATCGCGGGATGA
- a CDS encoding aldehyde dehydrogenase, protein MTAQSAILATETPETHADWRALAERLRTERGLETRAYVDDAFVAAIGGETFTTANPATGEPLAEVASCDATDAEAAVAVARRAFDGGEWSRRAPGERKAVLLRLAELMEAHRHELALLDSLDMGKPVSSAMGDMAGAIGCIRHHAESIDKLYGEIAPTGEDSLGLVMREPLGVVASIVPWNFPMMMTAWKIGPALAAGNSVILKPSEKSPLSALRLAQLTREAGLPRGVFQVLPGFGHTVGKALALSMEVDCLAFTGSTGVGKQLMQYAGQSNLKKVFLECGGKSPNLIFADCKDLDRVAEHAAAAIFHNQGEVCIAGSRLLVENSIREAFVDKVLAAAEGMQPGDPLDPASFMGAIVDETQHARILEYIHRGVEEGATLRTGGQALDGEAQNGKGLFIAPTVFDGVTDRMAIGREEIFGPVLAVFGFDTEEEAVRLANDSDYGLAAGLWSQDIDRIMRVTRRLRSGQVFVNNWADMDQTVPFGGVKQSGNGRDKSHHSLEEYSDLKAVWMSLTPAP, encoded by the coding sequence ATGACCGCTCAATCCGCGATTCTCGCCACCGAGACGCCCGAAACCCATGCCGACTGGCGGGCGCTGGCCGAGCGCCTGCGAACCGAGCGGGGGCTCGAGACCCGTGCCTACGTCGATGATGCCTTCGTCGCGGCCATTGGCGGCGAGACCTTCACCACCGCCAATCCGGCCACCGGCGAGCCGCTTGCCGAGGTGGCCAGTTGTGACGCCACCGATGCCGAAGCGGCGGTGGCCGTGGCCCGCCGCGCCTTCGACGGCGGCGAGTGGTCGCGGCGCGCGCCGGGCGAACGCAAGGCCGTGCTGCTGCGCCTGGCCGAGCTGATGGAGGCGCATCGCCATGAGCTGGCGCTGCTCGACAGCCTGGACATGGGCAAGCCGGTATCGAGCGCCATGGGCGACATGGCCGGCGCCATCGGCTGCATTCGCCATCATGCCGAGTCCATCGACAAGCTCTACGGCGAAATCGCCCCCACCGGCGAGGACAGCCTGGGCCTGGTGATGCGCGAGCCGCTGGGCGTGGTGGCCTCCATCGTGCCCTGGAACTTCCCGATGATGATGACCGCCTGGAAGATCGGCCCGGCACTCGCCGCCGGCAACAGCGTCATCCTCAAGCCCTCGGAGAAGTCGCCGCTCTCGGCGCTGCGCCTGGCGCAGCTGACCCGCGAGGCCGGGCTGCCGCGCGGCGTCTTCCAGGTGCTGCCGGGCTTCGGTCATACCGTGGGCAAGGCGCTGGCGCTGTCCATGGAGGTCGACTGCCTGGCCTTCACCGGTTCCACCGGGGTCGGCAAGCAGCTGATGCAGTACGCCGGCCAGTCGAACCTCAAGAAGGTCTTCCTGGAGTGCGGCGGCAAGAGCCCGAACCTGATCTTCGCCGACTGCAAGGACCTGGATCGGGTGGCCGAGCATGCCGCCGCGGCGATCTTCCACAACCAGGGCGAGGTGTGCATCGCCGGCTCGCGGTTGCTGGTCGAGAATTCGATCCGCGAGGCCTTCGTCGACAAGGTGCTGGCCGCCGCCGAGGGCATGCAGCCCGGCGACCCGCTGGACCCGGCCAGCTTCATGGGCGCTATCGTCGATGAAACGCAGCATGCCCGCATCCTGGAATATATCCACCGGGGCGTCGAAGAAGGTGCGACCCTGCGTACTGGCGGCCAGGCGCTGGACGGCGAAGCGCAGAATGGCAAGGGGCTGTTCATCGCCCCGACGGTGTTCGACGGCGTCACCGATCGCATGGCCATCGGCCGCGAGGAGATCTTCGGCCCGGTACTGGCGGTGTTCGGCTTCGACACCGAGGAAGAGGCCGTGCGCCTGGCCAACGACAGCGACTACGGCCTGGCGGCGGGGCTGTGGAGCCAGGACATCGACCGCATCATGCGGGTGACGCGGCGGCTGCGTTCGGGCCAGGTGTTTGTCAACAACTGGGCGGACATGGACCAGACGGTGCCCTTCGGCGGCGTCAAGCAGTCGGGCAACGGCCGCGACAAGTCGCACCACTCGCTGGAGGAATACTCCGACCTCAAGGCCGTCTGGATGTCGCTGACTCCCGCGCCCTGA
- a CDS encoding aspartate aminotransferase family protein, whose product MQTQDYQALDRAHHLHPFTDFKALGEEGSRVVTHAEGVYIHDSEGNRILDGMAGLWCVNLGYGRRELVEAATAQLEQLPYYNTFFKTTHPPAVRLAEKLCDLAPAHINRVFFTGSGSEANDTVLRMVRRYWALKGQPDKQWIIGRENAYHGSTLAGMSLGGMAPMHAQGGPCVPGIAHIRQPYWFGEGRDMSPEAFGQTCAEALEEKILELGEEKVAAFIAEPVQGAGGAIMPPESYWPAVKKVLAKYDILLVADEVICGFGRLGEWFGSQHYGLEPDLMPIAKGLSSGYLPIGGVLVGDRVAETLIEEGGEFFHGFTYSGHPTCAAVALKNLELLEAEGVVDRVRDDLGPYLAERWASLVDHPIVGEARSLGLMGALELVADKTTGQRFDKSLGAGNLCRDLCFANGLVMRSVGDTMIISPPLVIRREEIDELVELARRALDETARQLTQVPHTQEEPTA is encoded by the coding sequence ATGCAAACCCAAGACTATCAGGCCCTGGACCGCGCCCATCACCTGCATCCCTTCACCGATTTCAAGGCGTTGGGTGAAGAGGGCAGTCGCGTCGTGACCCACGCCGAAGGCGTCTACATCCACGACAGCGAGGGCAACCGCATTCTCGACGGCATGGCCGGGCTTTGGTGCGTGAATCTCGGCTATGGTCGCCGCGAACTGGTCGAGGCGGCAACGGCGCAGCTCGAGCAACTGCCGTACTACAACACCTTCTTCAAGACCACGCATCCGCCCGCGGTGCGCCTGGCCGAGAAGCTGTGCGATCTAGCGCCGGCGCACATCAATCGTGTGTTCTTCACCGGCTCCGGTTCCGAGGCCAACGACACCGTGCTGCGCATGGTACGGCGTTACTGGGCCTTGAAGGGCCAACCCGACAAGCAATGGATCATCGGTCGCGAGAACGCCTATCACGGCTCCACCCTGGCCGGCATGAGCCTGGGCGGCATGGCGCCGATGCATGCCCAGGGCGGCCCCTGCGTGCCCGGCATCGCCCACATCCGCCAGCCCTACTGGTTCGGCGAGGGGCGGGACATGTCGCCGGAGGCCTTCGGCCAGACGTGCGCTGAGGCGCTGGAGGAGAAAATCCTCGAGCTCGGCGAGGAGAAGGTGGCCGCTTTCATCGCCGAACCGGTGCAGGGCGCCGGGGGGGCCATCATGCCGCCGGAGAGCTACTGGCCGGCCGTCAAGAAAGTGCTGGCGAAATACGACATCCTGCTGGTCGCCGACGAGGTGATCTGCGGCTTCGGGCGACTCGGCGAGTGGTTCGGCAGCCAGCACTACGGTCTCGAGCCCGACCTGATGCCGATCGCCAAGGGCCTGTCCTCCGGCTATCTACCGATCGGCGGCGTGCTGGTCGGGGATCGTGTCGCCGAGACGCTGATCGAAGAAGGCGGCGAGTTCTTCCACGGTTTCACCTACTCGGGGCATCCGACCTGTGCCGCCGTGGCGCTCAAAAACCTCGAGCTACTCGAGGCCGAGGGCGTGGTGGATCGGGTGCGCGACGATCTTGGTCCCTATCTGGCCGAGCGCTGGGCCAGCCTGGTCGACCATCCTATCGTCGGCGAGGCACGATCCCTGGGCCTGATGGGTGCCCTGGAACTGGTCGCCGACAAGACCACCGGGCAGCGTTTCGACAAGTCGCTGGGCGCCGGCAACCTGTGCCGTGACCTGTGCTTCGCCAATGGCCTGGTGATGCGCTCCGTGGGCGATACCATGATCATTTCGCCACCGCTGGTGATTCGTCGCGAGGAAATCGACGAACTGGTGGAACTGGCCCGACGGGCCCTGGACGAGACGGCTCGCCAACTGACGCAAGTGCCGCACACGCAAGAGGAGCCAACCGCATGA
- a CDS encoding cupin domain-containing protein codes for MADDVGARLRALRNLRGISQRELAKRCGVTHSSLSLIEQGKVSPSVSSLKKILDAIPMSVGDFFTMDLESRDQVFYSADELADVGAGDVVYKLVGATRASRALGFMIETYPPGADTGREMIAHQGEEAGVVLEGEIEITIGAETRVLGAGEAYYFDTNVPHRFRNIGKAPCRLVSCATPARSF; via the coding sequence ATGGCAGATGACGTCGGCGCGCGACTGCGCGCCCTGCGCAACCTTCGTGGCATTTCCCAGCGCGAGCTGGCGAAACGCTGCGGCGTGACCCACTCCAGCCTGTCGCTGATCGAGCAGGGCAAGGTCAGCCCTTCGGTGAGCTCGCTGAAGAAGATCCTCGACGCCATTCCGATGAGCGTCGGCGACTTCTTCACCATGGACCTGGAGAGTCGCGATCAGGTGTTCTACTCGGCCGACGAACTGGCCGACGTGGGCGCCGGCGACGTCGTCTACAAGCTGGTGGGCGCCACCCGCGCCAGTCGCGCCCTGGGCTTCATGATCGAGACCTATCCGCCGGGCGCCGATACCGGCCGTGAGATGATCGCCCACCAGGGCGAGGAAGCCGGCGTGGTGCTGGAAGGCGAGATCGAGATCACCATCGGCGCCGAGACCCGCGTGCTCGGTGCCGGCGAGGCCTACTACTTCGACACCAATGTGCCCCACCGCTTCCGCAACATCGGCAAGGCGCCCTGCCGCCTGGTCAGTTGCGCCACGCCGGCGCGCAGCTTCTGA
- a CDS encoding glutamine synthetase family protein, translating into MSPNPVDEAQAFLERHPDIVSIDLLISDLNGVLRGKRIPRDNLEKVYRDGVNLPASVFALDIHGNTVEETGLGLDSGDGDRVCHPVPGTLMPSPWLRDGQQAQLLMTMAEPDGTPFFADPRQVLDRVLERFRRAGLTPVVAVELEFYLVDRQRDDLGMIQPPLSPSSGERATQSQLYSINELDEYADFLEEIHSAAATQELPLDTALKECAPGQFEINLIHSDDALAACDSAVLLKRLIKGVALKHGFEATFMAKPYGSEAGSGTHVHISLLDEDGRNVFSDEDGDHLGTPELQRAVAGLLETMPASMGLLAPNLNSFKRFQPGLYVPMAPTWGYDNRSVAVRIPSGDNRARRIEHRVAGADVNPYLLMATLLAAIDHGLHRHLTPPPAITGNAYDQVTPSLTNSWRQALDLLERDEILAEALGPDFLRVFVANRRVERDQTMQSISKLEYDWYLRHV; encoded by the coding sequence ATGTCACCCAATCCCGTCGATGAGGCCCAGGCCTTCCTTGAGCGCCACCCCGACATCGTCAGCATCGATCTGCTGATCAGCGACCTCAATGGCGTACTGCGCGGCAAGCGCATTCCCCGGGACAACCTCGAGAAGGTCTATCGCGACGGCGTCAACCTGCCCGCCTCGGTATTCGCCCTGGACATTCACGGCAACACCGTGGAGGAAACCGGACTGGGCCTCGACAGCGGCGACGGCGACCGGGTCTGTCATCCGGTACCGGGCACCCTGATGCCTAGCCCCTGGTTGCGCGACGGACAGCAGGCCCAGTTGCTGATGACCATGGCGGAGCCCGACGGCACGCCCTTCTTCGCCGACCCCCGCCAGGTGCTCGACCGCGTGCTGGAGCGCTTCCGGCGCGCCGGGCTGACGCCGGTCGTGGCGGTGGAGCTGGAATTCTACCTCGTCGACCGCCAGCGTGACGATCTGGGCATGATCCAGCCGCCGCTCTCGCCGAGCAGCGGGGAACGCGCCACCCAGAGCCAGCTCTACTCGATCAACGAGCTCGACGAATACGCGGACTTCCTCGAGGAGATCCATAGCGCCGCCGCCACCCAGGAGCTGCCGCTGGACACCGCCCTGAAGGAGTGCGCGCCGGGGCAGTTCGAGATCAACCTGATCCACAGCGACGATGCTCTCGCGGCCTGTGACAGTGCCGTGCTGCTCAAGCGCCTGATCAAGGGCGTGGCCCTCAAGCATGGCTTCGAGGCCACCTTCATGGCCAAGCCCTACGGTAGCGAAGCCGGCAGCGGCACTCATGTGCACATCAGCCTGCTCGACGAGGACGGTCGCAACGTCTTTTCCGACGAGGACGGGGATCACCTGGGCACTCCCGAACTCCAGCGCGCGGTGGCCGGCCTGCTCGAGACCATGCCGGCCTCGATGGGACTGCTCGCCCCCAACCTCAACTCCTTCAAGCGTTTCCAGCCCGGCCTCTACGTACCCATGGCGCCGACCTGGGGCTACGACAACCGCTCAGTGGCAGTACGCATCCCCTCCGGCGACAACCGGGCACGGCGCATCGAGCACCGCGTCGCCGGCGCCGATGTGAATCCGTACCTGTTGATGGCGACCCTGCTCGCCGCCATCGACCACGGCCTGCACCGGCACCTGACACCACCGCCGGCGATCACCGGCAATGCCTATGACCAGGTCACTCCCAGCCTGACCAACAGCTGGCGTCAGGCCCTGGACCTATTGGAACGCGACGAGATTCTCGCCGAGGCGCTGGGTCCCGACTTCCTGCGCGTCTTCGTCGCCAACCGTCGCGTCGAACGAGACCAGACCATGCAGTCCATCAGCAAGCTGGAATACGACTGGTACCTGCGCCACGTCTGA
- a CDS encoding formate dehydrogenase beta subunit, which produces MVRVFVPRDTTALAMGADEVADRLVAEADARGIEIALTRNGSRGLAWLEPLVEIETDAGRMAYGPVSVDDVAGLLDAGLLEGSTEHPLAHGPTEAIPYLARQQRLTFSRIGVTDPLSIADYLALDGFRGLETALTLEPQAIVDEVKTSGLRGRGGAAFPTGIKWQTVHDAPSDQKYIVCNADEGDSGTFADRLAMECDPYMLIEGMAIAGLAVGATQGYIYLRSEYPLAHRILDEAIARAEQAGYLGADIRGSGRRFDLEVRLGAGAYICGEETSLLESLEGKRGMVRYKPPLPAIEGLFGRPTVVNNVLSLAAVPYILDRGGEAYANYGMGRSRGTLALQLAGNVKRGGLVELAFGTTLRELMEDFGGGTFTERPLRAVQVGGPLCAYLPESQWDLPLDYETFASVGAGVGHGGVVMFDDSVDMAEQARFSMEFCAVESCGKCTPCRIGSTRGVEVIDRILANQDRDANLELLDELCETMEDGSLCAMGGMTPFPVKSVMTHFPDDLQR; this is translated from the coding sequence ATGGTCCGTGTCTTCGTTCCCCGCGACACCACGGCGCTGGCGATGGGCGCCGACGAGGTGGCCGACCGGCTGGTGGCCGAAGCCGACGCCCGTGGCATCGAGATCGCCCTGACCCGCAACGGCTCGCGGGGGCTCGCCTGGCTGGAACCTCTGGTCGAGATCGAGACCGATGCCGGCCGAATGGCCTATGGCCCGGTCAGCGTGGACGATGTCGCAGGGCTGCTCGATGCCGGCCTGCTGGAGGGAAGCACCGAACACCCGCTGGCGCATGGCCCCACCGAGGCGATTCCCTATCTGGCCCGCCAGCAGCGGCTGACCTTCTCCCGGATCGGCGTCACCGATCCGCTCTCGATCGCCGACTATCTGGCGCTGGATGGATTTCGTGGCCTCGAAACCGCACTGACCCTCGAGCCGCAGGCCATCGTCGACGAGGTCAAGACATCCGGATTGCGCGGCCGGGGCGGCGCCGCCTTTCCCACCGGCATCAAGTGGCAGACCGTGCACGATGCCCCGAGCGATCAGAAATACATCGTCTGCAACGCCGACGAGGGCGACTCGGGAACCTTCGCCGACCGCCTGGCGATGGAGTGCGACCCCTACATGCTGATCGAGGGCATGGCCATCGCCGGTCTTGCCGTCGGCGCCACCCAGGGCTACATCTATCTGCGCTCCGAATATCCCCTGGCCCACCGCATACTCGATGAAGCCATCGCACGCGCCGAACAGGCCGGCTACCTGGGTGCCGACATTCGCGGCAGCGGTCGACGCTTCGATCTCGAAGTGCGTCTCGGCGCCGGCGCCTACATCTGCGGCGAAGAGACCTCGTTGCTGGAGAGCCTCGAGGGCAAGCGAGGCATGGTGCGCTACAAGCCGCCCCTGCCGGCCATCGAGGGCTTGTTCGGACGCCCCACCGTGGTCAACAACGTGCTCTCGCTGGCCGCCGTGCCCTACATCCTCGACCGGGGCGGCGAAGCCTACGCCAACTACGGCATGGGTCGCTCGCGCGGCACCCTGGCGCTGCAGCTGGCCGGTAACGTCAAGCGCGGCGGCCTGGTCGAACTGGCCTTCGGCACCACCCTGCGCGAGTTGATGGAAGACTTCGGCGGCGGCACCTTCACCGAGCGCCCGCTGCGCGCGGTGCAGGTCGGCGGGCCGCTGTGCGCCTATCTGCCCGAGAGCCAATGGGACCTGCCGCTGGACTACGAGACCTTCGCCAGTGTCGGCGCGGGAGTCGGCCACGGTGGCGTGGTGATGTTCGACGACAGCGTCGACATGGCCGAGCAGGCCCGCTTCTCGATGGAATTCTGCGCCGTGGAATCCTGCGGCAAGTGCACCCCCTGCCGCATCGGCTCGACACGCGGGGTGGAGGTCATCGACCGCATCCTTGCCAACCAGGATCGCGACGCCAATCTCGAGCTTCTCGACGAACTCTGCGAAACCATGGAAGACGGCTCTCTGTGCGCCATGGGCGGCATGACCCCCTTCCCGGTAAAGAGCGTGATGACCCACTTCCCCGATGACCTGCAGCGTTGA
- a CDS encoding formate dehydrogenase subunit gamma: protein MSAPAEWTPRLIQDEVDALKNKPGALLPILHAIQDRVGFVPDAAVPIIAESLNLTRAEVHGVISFYHHFRTSRPGSHVVRICRAEACQAMGARALEAHAKSSLEVDYHQTTRDQEITLEAVYCLGNCACGPSICVDDRVHGRVTTETFDRLVDDLRTTPLEVK from the coding sequence ATGAGCGCTCCCGCCGAGTGGACGCCGAGGCTGATTCAGGACGAGGTCGACGCCCTGAAGAACAAGCCCGGCGCCCTGCTGCCGATTCTCCATGCGATTCAGGACCGTGTCGGCTTCGTTCCCGACGCCGCCGTGCCGATCATCGCCGAATCCCTGAACCTGACCCGCGCCGAGGTCCATGGCGTAATCAGTTTCTACCACCATTTCCGCACCTCCCGTCCGGGGAGTCATGTGGTCCGCATCTGCCGCGCCGAGGCTTGCCAGGCGATGGGCGCGCGCGCCCTCGAGGCCCACGCCAAGTCCAGCCTCGAAGTCGACTACCATCAGACCACCCGTGACCAGGAGATCACCCTGGAAGCCGTCTATTGCCTGGGTAACTGCGCCTGCGGCCCCTCGATATGCGTGGACGACCGGGTGCACGGTCGCGTCACCACGGAAACCTTCGATCGCCTGGTCGATGACCTGCGCACCACGCCCCTGGAGGTGAAATAA